In the Halorubrum sp. BV1 genome, CCCGCCGTCGAGTGGAGGCCCGTCCGACCCGCCGAGCAGCGGGCCGCCGTCCTCGCCGCCGGGATCTCCGCCGCCGTGGTCACCGCCGGGGAGCCCGAGCGGCTCCTCGACGTCGTCGCCGCCGGGGTCGCCCGGTGGACCAGGCGGGAGCAGCGGGTTCGGCCCGTCGCCGTTCGACCCGACGCAGCAGCAGCGCCGCCGCGACTTCGACGACGAACGGAAGAAGGACGAGGAGGAGTTCGCACCTCCCGCGTACGGCGTCTTCGACGTGGACTTCCAGAATCCCATCGCCAGTGGTGCCGAAGTCCTCGGATTTGGCTTCGGAGGCGGCTTCAGTGGCGGCGGTGGAGCTCTCGACGAAACCGGCGGCCTCCAGGACGCCGGCTTCGGTGACGAACTGTCGCAGAACGGGATGATCGACGAGACAGGTGGCCTCGGGTCGTTCGGTCAGTCCATCGACGAGGCGAGTGGCCTCGACGACTGGACGCCGTTCTGACTCCCGGCGCAAAACGCTCATCCTCTCTTTTCGCGCTCGTAGCCCGGTGAGGAGTGCCATCTTCGGCACGCTACCCCTGGGGTGAGAGGCGGGAAGACCGGGTTCCAGAACCGCCGATACGCGGGAGCCGGGGCTAACCAACGTCTCGGTGTCGTCAGAAGGAGGAGTTGGTTAGTCGTCGGCGGTCTCGGGCCAGTGCCAGACGACGTCCTCGCCGTCGAGTTCCAGGAGGCCGTCCTGCTCGGCCTGCTCGTAGGCGTACATGATCGGCGTGAAGCCGACGCGCTTCCCGGTCCGGGCGGTGAACACCCGTGAGTACGCACGCAGAAGACGACGACGACGCCACCACGTCCGCAGCTCCTGGAGGCGGTCGCGGAGCGTCAAGCCGGATCGACCTCCTGGAGGTAGCGGTCGCGGCGGTCCATCACGCCCGACATCGTCGAGGGCGCGATGCCCAGCTCCTCCTCGACGTCGCGGTAGGTCGCACCGTCATCGACCATCCGGATCGCCTCGACCACGTCGGTGAACCGTCCCTCTCGGTCCGGCACCCACCGCTCGCCGGCGTCGTCGAACCGGAACCCGATGGGTGGCCGGCCGTGGTCGTACCCGTTCTGGATGCGCTCCTGGACGGCCTCCCGGGCGCGCTCGATCTCCTTCTTCTTCGCCTCGTGCTCGCTGGCGGCCTGGAGGACCTCGACGGCGGCCTGTACCGGGTCGGAGAGGTCGAGGCGTCCCTCCTGGAAGGTGTGCGCCTCGACGTCGTTCTCGCGGAGATCGAGGACGAGGCGCATCGTCTCGTCGAAGTCCCGAGCGAGGCGGCGCTTGTCGTTGACGACGACCGCCGCGATCTCTCCGGACTGCACGCGCTCCCGGACGCGCTGGTACTCCTCTCGGCTCTCGTCGAAGCCCGAGGAGCGTTCGCCGTCGTCGTAGATAGCTTCGAGCGTGAGGCCGTTCTCGTCGGCGTACGCGCGGATGTGGCGCTTCTGGCGGTCGATGGACGTGTCCGACTCCTGGGAGAGCCGGGTGTACCCGACGGCGCTACTCATCGACGACGGTCACCTCCAGGGTGCTCCCCGACTTCACCTTCCAGTCGAGGCGCTTCCCGTCGAGCTCCATCGCCTCGGCGACGCCCTTCGGCACCGTGACCTTGTACTGCCCGTTCGATCCCTGACTGACGCGAGTCTTCGGCATCTCTGTATAGGTCTTATGTTAGTCCTCTACTTAGGTCTAATCTATCTGTTCGTGTAACCCCGGTTTCTCGAAAAAGACCGAACGGGGGAGAATCGCTTAGTGCGTCGGTTCTGTAGGGGTAGTATGGCGCTGAGGGACATGATCCCCGGAGTCGGGTCAGCCGAGACGGGGGGCAGCTCGGGAGAGGCACAGATCCACCGGATGTACCTGGCCGACGAGGCCCCCCGCGAGACCGAACTCAGTGACTACCGCATCATGATCGGGCCCGACATCGAGGGCGACGACGAGTGGTGTGTCTACCGCTGCACGGAAGACGGAACGAGCATCCCGGAGAACACCCAACTCTACGTCTTCAAAACGGGGAACGTCGTCTCGTTCGGTGGGAAGCCGTTCCAGGTCCACCTGGCCCAGCTGGTGCAGCCGGAGGACGTGGAGCAGGAGAACTACGACGGGACGTTCGTCGATTTCCCCGAGTCGCTCACCGGGGGTTCCTGGCCGGAGCGGACCCCGATCAGCGACGAGGAGTTAAAGCAGTTCCTCGTGTCCGTCTCGTCACCGGAGTAACTGTACAGGCCCTCAGCCTCCCGGATCGTCCTTTCCTGAACACTCCCTGAGGTGCTGAATGTAGCCCTCATACGGGTGGCCACACATCGGGCACTCGCCGTCGAACGTCGAATCCGAGGAACACACCGTCTCGTGGTGCTGCGGGTAGAGAATTCGGTCGCCGCAGTCGTCGCAGATCGGTTTGTCCTCGAACATCCGCGCGGCGGTCAGGCCTCGTCGAGTGAGTCAACCGCGTAGCCGCCGTGCCCGCGCGAGTAGTCCCCGACCTCGCTCAGGACCACGCGGACGTTCTGCTTCCACCAGGTCTCGGGGTTCTGGCCGGGGACGGGATACTTCTCGCGGATGGCCTCGACGGCGTCGCTGCTCATCCCGAAGTAGTCGTCGTGGGTGAGCGCGTACTGGAGCGCGGTCGCGGCAGCCTTCCGCCGCGTCTCCAGGCGGTCGTCGTCGTCCCATCCCGACGAGATCTCGTTCACGACGCTCCAGACGCCGTCGCCGATCTCGTCCAGCTCGGGAAGTTCGACGTCCCCCTCACCGCCGGGGACCTGGAAGTCGTCAGCAGCGACGTCAGCGTCGTCCGGCTCCTCGAAGCGGTCTTCCCCCGCCCCACGCCCCGGCTCCTCTTCCGCGGGCTCCTCGGCCGTGACAGCGGCCTCCTGCGCGCCGTCACAGACCACGTCTCGGAGCTCCTCGTACAGCGCGGGGTGATTCTCTTGGAGGATCAAGATGTCCTCGACGAGCTCCTCCTGTATCTTCGTCCGGACGCGGGAGACCGCGACGTACCGCTGGTCGCCCGCGTCGTCGTCTCTGAGCAGTTCTCGTTCACGGTCGGTGAGTATCGCGCGGCGGCGGGTCATATCTCGGGTTTCAGTCTGTGGCAACGTTACTCCACCTGGAAACTGTTTCCATCTGTGGCAACATAACGTTTCCTCGTTTGGAAACGGTTTCCACCTATGGAAACCTATAAGTTGACGGGTTTCCCTATGTGGTAATGACGCGGGACGCCTCCAGAAGTGAGGCCGGTGCAGAGACACCGACCCTGCGTCGGACAACGCGATGTCAACTACAGACCGCACTCTAGTAAAACCGCCGGAGGAACCGCACGACGACCCAGCCCTGCGCCTCGACGACGCCAGCGACCGCGCTGTCGTCCTCGCCGGCGACGTGATCGACCAGCTCCACGGCGCGGGCGACGTGGACCAGGAGGACGTCGAGGACCTACGCCGCGCCGTGAGCGACGTCGAGGACGTCCTCGAAGAGATCGACCCGGAGGACGACCGGTGAGCCTCGACGACGTCCGCGTCACCGCGCGCACGGTACGTACTGCGCTCGGGACGACGCACACGGTCTACGAGGTCGCCGGCGAGACCTACCACTCGCGCGAGCAGCTCCTCCAGGAGCACGGTCGCCCCGATCTCGCCGCTCGGGAAACCGACCGCGCGACCGCCGCGCCGTGACCGAATAGCCCGCGAACAGCCCCGTCTCCCCGGTATTCCCGTTCTGCGACCGCATCCTCGGCACGTTCACCCCTACCCTCGGAGCCGCGAGACCGGATTCCTCGACGTCGTCGTCGCCGATACTCGCGGCTAACCAACGTTCGACGGGGCGAGAAGGAGTGTTGTTGGTTAGATTCCGAGCTCTGACTTCCAGTAGTCCACACTCTCGACCGCCTCCAGGAGCTCCTCCCGGTCGTCGTAGATGAGGCCGAAGTCGATGGCGCACTCGCGCATCGCCTGGACGGCAGCGAACGCCGCTCGGGCGTCCAGGTTGCCCGGGTCCTCGGTGTACACTTCGAGGTTCTGGAGACCGTGCCCGTCGGGGCACGCCGAGAGCGACGCGTCCTCGACGTCGGTCCAGTAGGTGTGGTACTCCAGCAGCGGGCGCAGGAGAACGAACATCGAGACCGCCGCGTGGCGGACGACGTCCTGCTGCTCGTTCAGCTCGGGATCGTCCGCCGCGATCCCTCCCCGCGCCAGCTTCCGGATGCGACTGTTCGCGTTCAGCGCTGCGCGGGCGTACGTCTGAAGCCGCTCCACGGCGGGTTCCTCGTCGAGGAACTCCATGTCCGGGTAGTTGTACGCCGTCTCGCGGTTGTGCTTCATCTTCCCGAGCGCCTCGTCGGACAGCGGCGGCTCGATCTCGACGTCGCGCTCGGTGAGCAGGCGGTGGAACTCGTCCTCGCCGACGGTCAGGTCACTCACGACTCTCACCTCGCCGAACGGCAGCTCCCGCAGCGAGACCGGCCCGGCTCCGACACCGACCCCGGCGCTCCGGGGGTGCTTTACTAAATTCCGCGCTGAGAGAGTTATGCGCGTTATTAGTTAATGGTGTGTGGGCCTTGTTTGTTTGTGAGTTTGTTTTTCGGTCAGTCATCGTTCAATATATTACTAACCGTCTGCTGGGTCACTCCGAGTGCCTGGCCGACCATCCGTTGACTGATTGCTGTTTCCTGTACTTCTGGATGGTTCATGATACCGCGTACGGCGTCGTTGCGTCCGTCTTTTCTCGCTTCTTTAGCTTTCTTCTGGAGCTTCTCCTTATGTTCGGGAAGTGGTATAAACTCCTGTCCGTCTTCACCCTGGATGCGTTCCTGCTTCTTCTGGGTGAGGTAGTTATACACGTCGCGGAGAGGAGTGTTCCGCGGGATGTCGTCCATCGAGGCGAGGCCCTTCTTTGGCGTGTGCAGCGTCTCCTGATAGGGCATCCACTTCAGGTGATGCACAAGCCCCTGTCCGCGTCGTACCATACTAATCCAGACGTCTGAGAGCTTCTGGATGTCCTTATCGATGAACGACTTGATGGGCGCGTTGACGACGACGTACTTCTGTTCGACGCGGCCCATCGACATGATCTCGCGGAGCGCCTGGTTCGTCTTCGACATCGCTTCCCGGTTGCTGGCCCCGACCTCGCCCTCGTCGAGGACCAGGCCACTCCCGCGTGGCTGTGAGGAGTACGCGTTCCTGATTTCCTCGGGCTGGAGGCTCACCTTCTCCTTCGTGACGCCCTCGGCCGTCTGGTCCATCGCCTGGGCCAGCTTGAGGCTGAACACCGTCTTCCCGGTGCCTCGTCGCCCGCGGTAGTCGTCTACGATGATGATGATGTCCCGCTGCTCTGAGAGGACGTCTTCGAACTGGCTGTGTAGGAACGTCCCCTCGGGGAACGGGTTCTCGCGCTGCTGCTCGGGAATCGCCGGTTCCGGACTCTCGTCGGCGTTTGTGTCGGCGCTCATGATCACTCGATGTCGTACTTCTCGAAGTCGCCCTGGCTCTGCGCGTCGGGGTACAGTGCGAGAAGCTCCATCGCCTCACCGAAGAGATCGGCGACGACCTCCAGCTGGAACGGGTCGAGGAGCTCCCGCTCGGTCACCGTCTCTTCGTGAGTCCCGAGCGCGTCGCTGTACTCCTTCGTGTACTGCCTCATGCGATTTCGGTACTTCCCGAGGTTCTTCAGGCCGGTCTCCCACTTCTGGACCGCCTGCCCGTCGTCGCCGATCTCCGGGCGCTCTCGGAGCTCCAGGTCGGCCTCACCACAGTTCGGACACCTGTCACCCGGGCCGTAGTTCGCGTCTTCGTCCAGGTCCTCGTACGCCGTACACGCGGGACAGATAGCGACATCCACGAACACCGTCTCAGTCGGCCACAGTTCGACTTCTTCCCACAGTTCGTTCGCCTCGTCGCGGTGCTTCAGGCGGCCGCGCAGCTCCGCGTACAGGTTGAAGACGGCGTCGTGGTACGCTTCGTGTGCGGCTCCCTCGAAGTGGTCGCCCTGCTGGCGCTGGAAGACGGCGCGCGCCTCGATCATCTCACGGTACCGCTCTCGGATCTCGTTCGCGTTCGATTGCTCTCGGTTTTTCTGACTCATGGGTTAGGCCTCCACTCCACCGTCCGCAGCGACGGTGTTCTCGGTGTTCTCGCCGTTCTGTTCGCGGTTCGCTCGCTCTTCGAGGTACTCGTCCAAGCGGCGGGCGCGACCGGTCAGCAGCACGGTCAGCGAGACTCCCATCCACGCAGCGCCGGCGATGGCGACCGGGAGCGCGGCTCCAGTCGTTCCGGGGACCGCCACCGCGACCGCGCCGGCCACCGTCGTGAGGAGCAGCGAGAGCGCGACGACGTTCCCCACGATCTGCGTCGCCGCCCCGGTCGAGGAACTCTCGGACTCCCGCCGGCGGGCACCTTCCTCGTCGAGGTTCTCCCGGGCGAGGTTCTCGAGGGCCTGACTTCTGTTCCTACTCTCCCGTTCGGCGAACGCATCGATGCGTTCGACGATTTCGGGGTCAAGAGTCGCGCTTATGCGCTTCTTGTCTCCCATATTACCGTGTATTACGGTGGAGGTAGTTATAAGTACGTGGCAAAGTAAGGTGGCCATAACGATGCTGACCGACCGCTCTCGACGAGGTGAAAATCGAAGCCCCGAGAGCGGCGACTGTTGGCTGTCGCTGACTGGTAGAGTGAAGTGCGCCCGGTGGTGGGACACCGGGCTGAAACGAGTTCGACGGCCACGCTACCTTGTACCGGGGAGGCCGCCGAGTCGGCTTTCGTTCAGAGCGAACCCATGCAAACGGCTACCGCTGGGGTTCGTTCGAAAGATCGGTCGGCACACCCATAAATACGCCGGGTATCTCCAACCCGGCTGTTCTCCTCCCCCTGGACGCGGCCGTCGGGGCCTGTCCGCCGCCATGAGCGCGGGCACTACCCCGACAGATGTTTACCGAGAATAACGAGGAAAAAGCTCTCTACGACGACGAGAGCGACGAGAGTATCGACTACGACCACGACGACGTCCACAACTGGGGGACGGCATGAGCAGCAACGCAGCGCGGAACGGCCCCGCTCGGATGCTCGAAAAGGCCGACCCCGACACTCCCCTGGACGAGATCGGACGTCGTCTCCAGAACCTCCCCCACTGGGAGTGTGCGAGCTGCGGGAACGCGAAGTACACGAACCCACCGAACTGCGACGAGTGCGGGGGCGAGACCTTCGAGAAGATTCCAGGAGGTGAGGACGGTGCCTGTTGAGTTCGACGGGAACGTCGGGATCTCCATCGTCGAGGAGGCCGACGACCTGGAAGACTTCAAGTTCGGCGAGGGGGACCGCTTCGTCCGCTGGCACCCCTGGGGGAACCAGCGCGCTGACAACGACGAGTGGGCTGTCGTCGAACGCTCGTTCCAGTACCGTGTCTCCTGGATCCGGGACCGGGACGACATCCCGACGCGAGAGAGTCACCGGACGTACAAGCTGCTCAGCCGCGAGACCTTCAACGAGGTCTACGTCAGCGAGCGGGACCTGAAGCGCGGCGACTGGAGGCACGTCGAGGAGATCGAGGAGGGTCCGGAACGATGAGCACCGGCTACTCCCCGCCCGCCGGCGTCGCCGACGTCTACGTCGAACTCGACGCGACCGAGGGCGCACACCACGATCTCGGTGAGGACGTCCAGGTCACTCGCCACGCCGAGGAGCGCTTCCTGGAACGCGTCAGCGGCCGCGAACCCTTCCCGCGAAGTCGAATCCGCCAGGAGTTCCGGGAGGCCGACGAGGTCGTCCTCGACGACGACCGAATCCGGGACCCAACGCGGGTGCACCCGGAGAGCGGCGTCGCGTACGTCTACGACCCTCGGGACTCCACCGTGATCACCTGCTTCATCCCGACTGAGCAGCAGCTCCAGGGAAACAGGAACGAGGCTGACGCATGACGCGCACCGACTCTGGACGGTCAGTTTTCCAGAGATTTAAGACAGACCGGCGAATGAGTCCATGTAGACCAAAGTCAGGACTAACCAACGAAACTCGCCTGGGAGAAGACTCCCGGGGTGTCAATTCACCCCTTGTCCCTACAGAGTCCTTCTCTCGCCCCGGATGTAAACCTATCGGATGTTGGTTAGCCGTAGGTCCATCCTACCGGGGCGACGTCGCGGTGCGTCGGGCGGTCGCCGCATCGAAACAGCAAATGGAGATCGACGCACCCACAGAGACTGGCCAGTCGCACCGACCGATGATTACCCTCGGGCATCGTTCGTCCCAAGTAGTTGTACGGGTCTTTGGGGGGTCCTCTGAGGGGGAGGGGGGTTTCATAAGAAGAAGGAGTACCCCCCTCCCCCTAGAAAGACCCCCTAGTAACGTGTACAGTATAGAGGGCTCCCACGGGGGGGTGGTCTGAGATGGCGGACGACACCCTCGTCGAGGAGTACCTCGCCGCCGTCACCTCGGAGAACGAGACCGTGGCCGCCAGCGAGGTGATGGACACGCTCGGTGACCGGCTGAAGGAGGCCCAGGGAGCCGGCGACAAGATGCGTGAACTCCTCGCCGCCGGTGACGCAGTTGCCCAGCTCGCCGAACAGGCCGACGACCCGCCGAAGGTCGTGAGTGCAGCCCGAGACGCCGCGGGGGACGCCGCCCAGGTAGCGAGCACCGGGAAGGACCGGATCGTCGAGGCCATCGACGACGCCGTCGGCGACCTGGAAGAACAGGCTATCGAGGAGGCCGGTGGGTACCGTGTTGATCACGGTATCGGTCTCGACCGCTTCCTCGAAGAGAATCTAGAGGAGATCGTCGTTCAGC is a window encoding:
- a CDS encoding recombinase family protein, which encodes MSSAVGYTRLSQESDTSIDRQKRHIRAYADENGLTLEAIYDDGERSSGFDESREEYQRVRERVQSGEIAAVVVNDKRRLARDFDETMRLVLDLRENDVEAHTFQEGRLDLSDPVQAAVEVLQAASEHEAKKKEIERAREAVQERIQNGYDHGRPPIGFRFDDAGERWVPDREGRFTDVVEAIRMVDDGATYRDVEEELGIAPSTMSGVMDRRDRYLQEVDPA
- a CDS encoding CopG family ribbon-helix-helix protein is translated as MGDKKRISATLDPEIVERIDAFAERESRNRSQALENLARENLDEEGARRRESESSSTGAATQIVGNVVALSLLLTTVAGAVAVAVPGTTGAALPVAIAGAAWMGVSLTVLLTGRARRLDEYLEERANREQNGENTENTVAADGGVEA